One Carettochelys insculpta isolate YL-2023 chromosome 1, ASM3395843v1, whole genome shotgun sequence genomic window, ttttgaactaataatgacaaaactatgtacaagacctactaactaaagcataacaagtgaataataaaaaagtttccatatatttacatgtaacaaaaaacagaaaaccagggattgcaaggacggggagaactatttacatgagctgggaggactgggcaaacggggggcacaaaaacataagtccaactatatacaaggcggggggggcatgtcctgggccccactgccctatagtccggcactgggggtgggcggctgggagccccgcctcggccgcagccctgtccagggctggctgggggccgggcggaccggaagatacgcccggcgagtctcagctggccccaggtgtccctcggcggtcccgccctcggtggcaggtggcagggcgacggcggacggcgcggcgacgagcggagcagtgggtggcacgGCTGGTGAagtgggcagggcgggcgctgcggcggccagtgCGGCacagggggccaggtagtccacgagacggttgaatgtgtccatgtaggccccccatgcctcttggagccaggccagcgcccgctcctgcaggtggaggcggcgttgctccacccgcagacgctgctccgcgacctccagctgccggcgatggatggccagcagctgggggtccgtcgccgccgtgtGGTGTCGCGgagtccgccgtcttgcccgccgtgggtccggtcggtcctccgccaaggggctggcctagagcgatggccccggaggggattctgggaccactgaagcctcactggcgctctctggtccttccgatggtgcagctgcggaacacaggagggggggaagaagagtggagacaggcgttagtgtgggccctgagccgtggcccttgtccccccacccctgtgctgcaggttccccatccccgtccccgggagatgctgctgtgatggggttcatgggtccccctgcactgcaccccgtcccctggcgagagtgactctcacttcactcagcagggtctgacaggagagatttcttaggccacagatgcccagtttctcccaggagtgacagtacagcagtcagagacagtccttccaacctgtcctggggagaagaccccaaggggtgcccctctggggtgtagctttccccctcctcaggctggctgccttccagctctcccttcccctagcctctacctgcgcccccccccccccattcaaagccagctcggctcctccccactctttgttcagggcagggatgtcacctgccagttgtagccccaggatcatcctttgcccctgggaactattcagcttgctgcttatatctagcctgagtctcgcatttgcactccccccactccatcacatgctgctgcagctgctgctgctgcggggtgtcccaccccctcctcccgggggaccctagaggttccgctcccccctgccccggggatggggcatggcactgtcgtgctgggggcgggaaggggctgatgccctcctgtgagggacattgcactgctgtccttggggccatggccatctgggcatgtggagggccctggccacatatctattacccccgcccctcaacccagGGGGTGTACAccggtggggtacatacctgtaggaccactcccatggtctggggacacccggggggcggacgcccggctgctgctctgggaggggaggatgatgtgcagccctgtctcagcggaggaggagtccccctcctcctcctcctgctgcgatgccccaggggtgggctccagggggggcccctggggtgcggggcttacctctggggcggactctggctccggggcctgctggggctcctcagccgaggtgtcaagagtggccggaggggaggaggtgtgccgggggcccgggatgtccctgagcttcctgtaaaaggggcaagtgacgggggtggccccagatcggccggccgcatcccgggcccgggcgtaaccctgccgcagctctttcactttactccggacatggtccagagcgcgggcagggtgaccccgggcagccaggccctcggccagctgagcgaacgcatccacgttccgcctcttgctccccattacctggagcacctcctcctcgctccagagccccatcagtgtcccgcagctcggcctccatccaggaggggccctgctgccgcttgctgccctggctgcactggctgccctggctccccttgcggggggtcccctgggggcgctggggggggctgccatgcagccatgaggttggttgggggttgttggggctgctcaagagcatgcaggctggccacgtgtctgggctgctgcctgcacgctctctcagcttcctgcacagaaagggagggggaggagacctttaaggggccgctccacgtggccaccattgagctgaggggctggagagagcgtctctcaacccctcagctgatggccgccatggaggaccccacaatttcgaagttgcgggacgcacaacgactacacattccctactttgacgttgaacgtcgaagtagggcgctattcccatcccctcatggggttagcggcttcgacatctcgccgcctaacgtcgatgttaacatcgaaatagcacccaacacgtgtagccgtgacgggcgctatttcgaagttagtgccgctacttcgaagtagcgtgcacgtgtagacatggttaTTGTGTGTGGACCTCCACTTTAGCACACACTACTCACACTGATATTCCTGATCACAGCTGACTGGCGAGAATGAGTTTGAAGCTGAATGATTTTGAATTCATCCAAGATATCACACAAATTTGACTTCGGCTAACTTTTCTGAGTTAGTATCTTAAGCTTCCTTTCCTTACCCGTAAACACATATTCAAGGCTGGGCATATAGGGTATGGGAAGTAAAAAGGCGAGAAAAAAAGAGTCCTTCACATGCTCTTGCTGTGGAATTCTGTTATGAGAAGTTCCCTCATGGATCCATTGTCTAGCTTTCTGACCAATCATTTATTCAGGTGGTCACAGAAGAATAAAAGACCCATAGCTTGAAGAAGCTTTTCAACACCAGAGATCCGGGTTCCAATCAGCCTTAATTTGTAAATTAAAGTAATGGATTCTTTTGACCTAAATACCAAGAGTTCACTGAACCACTGCACAGCTGGGCATAATGTAGCATGATTAAGATAGCAGGATGGTTCTTGCTCCAGAGAGCATCACTATGCATTGACCAAGTTACAAAAGGTATTTTCTACTATGTTTTATTACAGTTTTGCTGGCCTCACACTATTGATCCTGAATTGGAATCTCACTTTAAGAACTGCCAAACTGCCCCTTTTCCCAGATTCAGAAGTCAAGCGTATGTGTAGTCTGCAGACATTCTGCCAGGCTGTTTACAAGGCTACCTTTAAATGTATGAGTAGCTCTCCATGGTACTACCTAAGACATGTCTTGATATGTTATAACTCTGCTAAAATGAATGTAGACATTACAAGCTGagcttctttttctgttttttggcaGAGGGCATTTGTATGTCCATCTGTGGGGGGTCACAAAttgtaaagaaaagcaaaaattgGTTTATTGGAATATTAGATGTATAATGTGCATCCTCATAGTTTGAGATATCTTCAGTTCGTCAGAAGGTGGCATACTGCTACACCAACAGAGGATCCCTTCTCTATGTTTGAAACTGAAATCAGTCAGATTGAACTCACACAGCAAAGCTGACAATTTGAATTGCTTGGGAGTTAGACTTTCAGTGAAAGGAAACAAATATTCACTTTGAATTTCTTGAAAAAAACCACGAAAAACAGGTTGAAAAATTAAGACATTCTGTTGccaaagcctttttttaaaaataatgaaaatgaaaatttttgCTGAAACAATTTTTCTTGACAAGTTGTGTTTGACAAAactgttaattttaaaaataatcaacatTGTTCATTCCTTGCTGTTCTATGTACCTTAGGGTTTGCAAGATAGAAGCCCATGCTATTTCATTCTTTTCATTTCTCTGACACCAAATCCCTGTTCTACTGGCAAATGTTGCAACATTGTGTATCTAGAAAAATAGATGTAACATTACATAGCTGCCCTCAGGTGTGGTTTTGGGAAGATTACTGTTTTCCAAGTGTTTCAGTAACATGCTGCAAAATATGGTAGAAATCAGCACTATTACTATTACCGAGCGAACCACACTGCTAAAATTAATGTCATAGCTGTCCTGTTAGATAAGTAATTAGGCTTAGCAGCTATGGAGTAAGATACATTAACTGATCTTTCCAAGGTGACACAGAAAGTCAGTGGTGGAACAAGAGGCCAGATTCTAATTTCAGGTGCAGCAATATAGATCTGGTATAACTCCACTGAGGACAATGCTATAAATAAGATCATAACTGGGCCTATAGCCTAAAGCCCAAGACCCTTAGTTCCCAGGCTAGATACTCTGCTGCTGTGATTCACACTGATTGTTTAATACAGAAACTTTGCAGTAGGGCAAGAGAGGCTCCACTATGCATATTGATCGTATGAGACTTAGCCCATACACTCTTATTGCCATTGCATCTATTTTCTGAAGAGTTGGAGGGAAGACAGTGCTCTGCACCAAGTCATTATACAGCTAAGCAATCATGGAAGCACGTGGGAAACGGTTATGTTGCCTAAACATTGGAAAAGAAAATTCCTTGTTACCCTGGGACTATTGACGGTTCTGTTTAAGCTAGATATTATAGGTACTATGTCAAAATTTAGACAACTACCCAAATGCACACAATTCACTACACAAAATGTGTTGTAACTTGGAACATCAAAACTACAACCCCAGGCTTCCATTCAGCCCCCAAAATGGTTAGAGTTAGTTGTTTAGCCTCTTTGGAAATGATAGTCCCTGAGAAAATCTAATGTGAGAATGTGAAAGTGGCTGTATCCTCaatgagtgaaaaaaaaaaagtgcaactcCATCCATCACTGAAGAGCAGTGATATGTTCATTTATacaagctgaggatctagccTAATAGGTTGTCTTATAGCATTTTTATGCTGTACTTTGTATAGAGATAATTAAATTAATTCAGATACAGTAAGAATTATGGACTTAATTCCCTACAGGTCCAATTCAATTATTTACAGgtaaagcagaaaaagaaattatttctacCTATGGTACTAAGCTACAGAGTAAGAATCTAGGCCGCTCTGCAAGTTGTTTCAAACTTTCAGGATGGGGTTTTCATCTGTGCACCATAAAAACAGGAAGAGATGCCAACTTTTAACATTCCACTCTTTTCCCATGTAACAGGGCAGGAATCACCACTGGTGCCTCCTACTGGCTGTTCTGGAAATTAGCTCTCTGGTGCCAGTGCACCCTCCTCACGTGGTGTCTTGCCACTATCACTTCTGCAGTCTCCATTACTCTGAGACCCACACTGCCCTCCAGATCACAGCATCCTCGTTTAGGAACAGCCCTCCAGATGTGTCCCACTCTGCTGTTTCTCCCCTTCTG contains:
- the LOC142025056 gene encoding uncharacterized protein LOC142025056, which gives rise to MAAPPSAPRGPPARGARAASAARAASGSRAPPGWRPSCGTLMGLWSEEEVLQVMGSKRRNVDAFAQLAEGLAARGHPARALDHVRSKVKELRQGYARARDAAGRSGATPVTCPFYRKLRDIPGPRHTSSPPATLDTSAEEPQQAPEPESAPEVSPAPQGPPLEPTPGASQQEEEEGDSSSAETGLHIILPSQSSSRASAPRVSPDHGSGPTAAPSEGPESASEASVVPESPPGPSL